Genomic window (Myxococcales bacterium):
CCTCGCGACCAAGCTGACGCGGGTGTCGCTGCTGCGGTCCGGCTTCGCGGTGCTGGCCGCGGCGCGGGACGCCAAGCTGCCGCTGGCCAAGGTCGCGCAGCTGTTCGAGCGGGTCGGGCGCGAGCTCCACGTCGACACGTTCGACGAGCAGCTGGCGGCGCAGGTGCCGGCCAACAGCTGGGAGCGGCGGTTCCTCAGCTCGATCGAGCGCGAGGCGGCGGCGATCCGGCAGCTGGGCGTGTCGAAGCTGGCGAACAACCCCGCGTACATCGAGCAGCACCGCGACCAGATCGACAAGATCGCCGACTCGCTGCGCATGGTGAAGCAGTTCGGCGGCCACGGCCTGGTGCCGATGTACCTGATCCTCGAGGACTACCGCGTGCCGTGGTGACCCTCGCCCGGCTCGGCTGAGCTGGCGATCGCCGGCGAGCAGCGCCGGCGACATCCACGAGGAGCACCGGGTGACCCTGGCCGGGTTTGGCGGAGCCGCCGATCGCGGCCCGCGAGGACTACCGCGCGCCGTCGTGACCCTCGCCCGGCTCGGCTGCGCTGGCGACGGCGGCGAGCAGCGCGGCGACCGCGGTGCCCAGGTGCGCGAGCATGGCCGGGTCGGCGACCTCGCCGGCGTCGTCGAGGCGCGCCCGCGAGAACACGTGGGCGCCGCCGTCGATCAACGGCAGGCTCATCGTGCGCAGCACCTCGCTCAGCTGCGCGTGGGCGTGGACGGCGCCGGCGGGCGAGGCCGACACCAGCAGCACTGGCTTGCCGACCGGCTCGGTCGCCGACACCAGCCAGTCGAGCGCGTTCTTGAGCGCGCCCGGCATGCCGTGGGCGTACTCGGGGCTGGTGACCAGCAGCGCGTCGGCGGCGCCGAGCCGGGCCCGCAGCGCCGCGACCGCGGGCGGCAGCGGCTCGACGTCGAGGTCGGGGCTGAAGTGCGGGAGGTCGGCGATGCCGGCGGGGAACTCGACGGTGACGTGGGCCGGCGCGACCCGGGCCACCGCGCGGGCGAGCGCGGCCGTCGAGGACGTGGTGCGCAGGCTGCCGACGATCGCGACGACGCGGAGCGGGGCGGGCGGGGACATCGCGGCAAGGTAGCGCATCGCGCACCCGCTGGCCGCGGTACGCTCGCTGGGATGACCCGCGCGCGCGTCGCGATCGGATCGCGAATATCCGCGGCGAGGTGGGCGTTGGTCCGGGCCATGACGCCGCGCGTGCTCGCGATGTTCGCCGTGGCCGCGGGGCTCGGCTGGGGCTGTCGCGGGCGGTCGAGCGCACGGCCCGCGGCCGACACCGGCCGTGCGGTCGCGCCGGTTGACGCGCCGGTCGCGACGATCGACGCGCCGGTGGTCGCGCTCGACGTCGGTGGCGCCCTGGCGGTCGTCACCGCCGCGGTCGGGCTGCCCGTCGACGCGACCTGCCTGGTGCTGGGGGATCCGGGCGGCGCGGTGATCGCGAGCGACGGGGCCTGCGCCGACGTCCGCCTGCGCCCGGCGTCGACGTTCAAGATCGTCAACACGCTGATCGGCGCCGACGTCGGCCTGATCAGCGGCCCCGACGCGGTGCTGCGCTACGACCCGGTGCGCTACCCGCCGGCGCAGATCGCCAACCCCGAGTGGAAGCGCGATCAGTCGGTGCGGCGGGCGCTCGAGGTCTCGGCGGTGCCGCTGTACCGACGCCTGGCGCTCGACATCGGCGCGGCGCGGATGCAGGCGCACCTCGACGCGCTGGCGTACGGCAACCGCTCGATCGCGGGCGGGCTCGACCAGTTCTGGCTCACCGGCGGGCTGGCGGTGTCGGCGCGCGAGCAGGTGGCCTTGGTGGCCGGCCTGCTGGCGGCGACGTTGCCGGTGACCGCCGCCGCGATGGCGACCGTGCGCGAGGCCGTGCAGCGCGAGACGCTCGGCGACGCGACGATCCACTGGAAGACCGGGACCGGCGAGCTCGACGACGGCGGCTGGATCGGCTGGCTGGTGGGCTGGGTCGATCGGCCCGACGGCGCGCGCCCGTTCGCGTGCTGGATCCGCGAGCCTGCCGGCGTGCCGTTCGAGACCGTGCGCGATCACCGCATGGCGGTGTGCCGCGGCGCGCTGGCCGAGCTGCGGCTGGTCCCGGCGTCGAGCCCGCCGCCGTGAGGTCGCCGTAGATCTGCGCCCGGCGTCATGCGTTCACGGAGACATGGGCCTGAGCCTCGCCGCGCGCACCGGCGCGATCGTCGTGGCGGTCGCGGGCAGCGCGTGCGCGCGCGCCGAGCGGCCGATGTCGGCGCCACCGCCGCCCGGGCCACCACCGGCGAGCACCGTCGCCCCGGCGACGCTGGAGCCAGCGCCGCTCGCGTGGGACATGCTCGAGGACGAGGCGGTGGCGCGCCTGGCCGCCGCGGGGATGGCGCCGCGGGCCGACGAGATGCACGCGTACGTCTCGACGCCGGAGCAGTTCCACGCCGCGCCAGGGACGATCGAGGTCGCGCACACGGTCGAGCCGATGATCCTGTTCGTCCCGCGCCCGGGCTGGACCGGCACCGCGCACTACCCGACCCCGGGCGGGCACCTCGATCGCGTCGAGCTGCGCGCGCTCTTGACGCCGGCGGCGGCGCGGGCCGAGCTCGACGCCCTGGCGCGCCGGCTGGGCGCGCCCGACGACGAGCGGACGTTCGCGACCGATCCGCCGACGGGGCCAGGCTCGCTGCGCCGGGTCTGGGTGCGCGGGGGTGTCTGGCTGGTGGCGTTCGCCGAGCCCGGCGGCGCCGTCAGCCTGGCCTATCG
Coding sequences:
- a CDS encoding NAD(P)H-dependent oxidoreductase, which encodes MSPPAPLRVVAIVGSLRTTSSTAALARAVARVAPAHVTVEFPAGIADLPHFSPDLDVEPLPPAVAALRARLGAADALLVTSPEYAHGMPGALKNALDWLVSATEPVGKPVLLVSASPAGAVHAHAQLSEVLRTMSLPLIDGGAHVFSRARLDDAGEVADPAMLAHLGTAVAALLAAVASAAEPGEGHDGAR
- a CDS encoding class D beta-lactamase, with the protein product MTRARVAIGSRISAARWALVRAMTPRVLAMFAVAAGLGWGCRGRSSARPAADTGRAVAPVDAPVATIDAPVVALDVGGALAVVTAAVGLPVDATCLVLGDPGGAVIASDGACADVRLRPASTFKIVNTLIGADVGLISGPDAVLRYDPVRYPPAQIANPEWKRDQSVRRALEVSAVPLYRRLALDIGAARMQAHLDALAYGNRSIAGGLDQFWLTGGLAVSAREQVALVAGLLAATLPVTAAAMATVREAVQRETLGDATIHWKTGTGELDDGGWIGWLVGWVDRPDGARPFACWIREPAGVPFETVRDHRMAVCRGALAELRLVPASSPPP